From Impatiens glandulifera chromosome 7, dImpGla2.1, whole genome shotgun sequence:
atttaataaataatttaataaatttgttaaatcataactttaattaatataatcttttaattattttatttttaaaattaagaagaaCTAGCATACCACCCCATATCTATAACTCTGTTTCAATTcaaactattttcaaataaaattgaacccatgaattaaataaatcagATTAGACCACATGTAACGTTGTAAAGATGGATTTATTATATCAAAACATATATCCATCTTATCATATTTtgactataaaatatataaaattcaaaacattttgacTAGTAACAATGATATGAAACTGTATgagtaaacaaaaatataaatttagtagTTCAATGGATTCTCAAATAAGAATCAAATCATATTAAGGGATgaagacaaatttatttacTAAAGTTTATTACTTACCCGATGAATTTCTGAATGAGAAACAATACATTCAACAAATAAGATTATACTTGACAACGAAATGAAAACAAATTACTAATCAAATCGAACTACAAACAAAAAGGAGAAAAGACATAGTGCAAGATTGCGTACCTGTTTGGGAGTATCGGCGCCGATGTATGCAAGATGAAATGGAGCGTATATCTGCAGTGCAGGAAAAACCTAGTTACAACGGTTCTTTATATAGGATTGGTCGGCGATTCTTAAGAAAACCCTAGTTACAACGGTTCTTTATATAGGATTGGTCGACGATTCTTAAGAAAACCTATTTACATTGAACTCCTTATATAGGATAGGTTAGCAATTCCTAAACCCTGTTGGTTTCGGGTTATTACCCTCGTATccaatattctaaaatataggaaataattaacctaaagtaataaaatctattttatttatttctttaaatattattttttccattatatatttatattccaaacattatattaaattactaattttttcatcttgagccgaataatatattatttatttgataataaccCCAAATAATTCATAGACGAGCAATTTTGGTTGATAGGCTAAACACTAAAAAGACTATATTAATAGCATTAAATAGCTCCCTTCCTACCATTTATTCATTGATGATGCTCATcctttcttttaaattaagatGATTTCTTTTTAAGGGGAcacaatttctattttttttttaaaaaaaattaaagaaaaactcAAAACGCTTCATAGAACTGAATTCGTGACATTTCGATCTCTTAAATCGATATTTACCATTGGACTACATTGACAGGGTAAAAGAAATGGAACAACGGATTaagcacatagcccgcaaacacacttaaccggACGCAAAATTTATCGTTCGACGGACTCGAATCCAAAACCTCAGAAAGTTGAGAATATTCACCTCTTTTTACCGATAAGCTAGAAAAGAGGATTAATGTCGCACCTCCTACTTAATTATTGTTCTTAATTATTGTTGTCAAGTgtcttaataaatttttattttttaatttttgctaGAAGTCAATATTATTCAACTAAATTTTCGTTAACAttcaaataagtttaataatactattaactttttatcaaatatgaaaacaaaatttgtataaaagaaactattaaataaaaaaacttagatTATATCTCTaacttatatcatttaatttttataatataaaaaattagcaTAATTATCGTAAACCTGACTTcgacattattttaatatattataaatgtaaaCTGAAAATTGACATTTCACCTCTTAAAAATCCGTCATTTGAGTTAAGTTAgtgatttatttaatacttggtttttaatattattattttttactataatataacattaataattaaattttattcataagatagtaatatcttaatttaagtgagaaaaatgtatataagagattaaaattcacaaattcaaatttcacaTATCATAGTTGTGGGAGGGTGTAAGCGTGGATTATGGATGACAACGTAAATTTTTGTGCTTGAACtcgaattttattttactatttaactCCGACCTTAACCCGACAGATATCTCTATTTCTATAACTATCACCGATTAATCAGGTACCTAATCTCACGAATACCCCATTATCCAATTAAGAGTGAATATAACTccgttaaatataaataattttaaaattaataatatcaaaaacaaaattaaaattacaaataaaagtATTAGTTACCTACGTGCTTGTGCTTGTGCTTGTGCTTGTGCTTGTGCTTGTGCTTGTGCTTGTGCTTGTGCTTGTGCTTGTGCTTGTGCttgtacttattttataaatataaaagaatataacaATTTTCTTACTATTATGTTGAAAGAAAAAGTAAGAGAataaaagttagaaaaaaaaaaaaaaaagttaaaaagtaaGACTTTGTTTTGattcaggttatttaaataacacggttatttaaatgaatggtgatgattttgaggtgAATATATTTTcggtaaaaaaaaacttaaaaattattaatatataatgataaaataaaaaataataatttaaatataggGTATTGTagtatttttgataataaattaaacgaATATAAAAATACAGGGTCGGGGTTGAgtatgaagaagagaagaaggtACTTAATTGGATACAGGGTCAGGAATGTGGAGTGTGTGAAACTCAAATCCGATACCCGATACgcgactatattaatattaatatttatttatttatttattttgctaaatattaatataacgtTTCACATCCTCATCATTATCTTcttgtaataattatataatttatcttccACCCTCCACCTCTATCAAATTTTACTTTACTCACACTTCACTATTTTATACcgttctttttttattataaaaaacttattttttttaattatttttttattttcatatttcattttcaactataaaacaTTATCTCTCATCATTTTTTCATCTTCGTCTCtttttcaacattttttatatattttattattcaattaataacaaagttgtttttcaacatttataacatacttatatttatatatatatactttttttatatttcgatattactactttaaatttattattgtttaattattcttaaatgtattttataaattcattttagtaaaatactagaatttatatttaattggaTATCTATCGGATTCGGGGTCGGAGAGTAAAATGAAAATCGGGTACGGGATGGGCACTTCACTACCGGCAAGTAAAGTACTTGTTGTCATCCCTAATTAATATAGTCGTTATCGAGTTTGGATTTTGGATGCTCCACATTCCCGATCCCGATCGAGTAATTTTCTTCTCTCCCCAACTCTAATCTCGAGCTcgatttaaaatattcaaactcaACTATCGTGTACCCATGAATATCGGAGGTAACAGGGAAAAATTGGAAGTAGGCAACACCATTGTTCATTGTCATCTCTAACTAGAATCGTGCTAGattcctaaataaataaataaaaatgactttAAAAAACCAAGTTATTATTTCAGGTACTTAAATACTTTTCCTaaaccaaatataaataatagaagtacaataatatttgttttctaattatAAAAGTTTTCCATATTAAATGTTtggaataatttatatttgttaatcttattagaaaaaatcaaaataaaaacataataaagtttaaaatactttattatttattattttaaaataaaatcaattaagataaaatatgaaatatattatatattatattacttgttaaataattctaaagttaaaatatctttgattgaattttttttcttttgatttttgattgCGAACcttatgaatttaataaaaagaaaataataatacctAAGGtcatacttattattattttattaataagataatattacatattttattgatacacaaacataatatttttaatttaaatttaacatatttaatagtAAGTAAATAAGTTATTcttaaaatggttaattattaatttaaatttttactatATAATCTATTCAAATATACTAAACTGATTAATAACAATTAATTGCACCTCTAAACCAAGTAAGGAAGACAAAGCAAGTCTAATAAGAAATATTGAAACTAAAAAgactaaaaacataaattatccAAAATTTGCATTAAGTTTGGAGTTTAGTCATAAAACTATGGTATCTTTCATGTGATGCTTTGACTTTGATTAATTTTCTCCATAATAATAGTAGTCTAATATAATCTTTTAGGAGTGAATAGTAATATTGTGTAACATATATAGTAATATTGTGTAACATATGTGTTTTAGTTTAATTGGTTTTAATATTTCTTGAATCTGACTTTTTTTACTTTGTTTAGAGCTAAGTGTAATTAATTTccttttaatctattttaatagattttatagtaaaattttaaattaaagaaaggacattctaaatttaaaatagaaggaaaataatatattaataataaccattttaagaagaaaatataagaATGCCATATTTACTTACaatcaaatatgttaaatttaaataagaattaaaatatattatttttagtatattgataaaatatgtCATATTCATTCAAcgattaataaaagtaataaaaatattatgacagtaagtattattaatttttctattaaattcaTAAGCTacactaaaaaaaaaagtccaataaaaaatattttaacttttgaattaataatataatatttttcaaattttattttaaaataataaataataatttattttaaacttaattatgattttattatatttttttaatagaataaaTATGCGTGTGCAAGTGTGCAAGAAAAGGGGTATGGTCGGAATGAGTAGTTGAGAAAGTACTCAATCGATCGGAATGAGTAGTGGAGGAAGTACTCAATCGAATTTGAGGAATTAGAGTGTGCAAAGTCAAACCCGACCTCATTTGTAGAAAAGGAAACGAGAAAAAGGAAATTTGGAATAGagaaacagaaaaaaaaaaaaattatgtaccACGATCTAAttagatgaaaaaataaagattCTATCTTCTCTCTttacttacattttttttcttttttaaatagtgatgtcaaattattttctctcatattCCATTCTCCCAATTTtccttacatatatatttcttacaaatattaatctaatctttcacatttttttattatatacatcataaataattacattatttatttccTCTCATCAAAACTCTACTCTTATCACACTTTATTCTAACTCACACTTCACATCACATTTTtcttaataacaaaaaaaacattttcactttcattattttaaatctttaactaacaaaatattatttcactctcaatactatttatttttaactttttttaacaTAAAGTTAGATTCTTCGACATctattgtatatttatataggtaagcaattttttcatttttttttaaatttcgatattattagatttaaagttatttattattttattatttttaatacttactttgtaacttatttataataaaatatataaattcacactttaatcgggtaatgggtaTTCGTCGGTGATAAAATACCCGACGAATTAGAGATATGGATAGAAAGAGAGATACATGAGTTTATTATCGGGATCAAgtagtaaaatgaaaatcgTGTTCGAAGACGGGTACTTCACTACGCgtatcattataataatttatttgtaatttgatgttgtatatatataatctgaGATTAGTCGagttacattattttaaaatattttaagttattctCGAAAACATATTTGGTGTCTAATTCccacaattttcaaattattttcatatcgttgtattattcaaaatatataatatgtattttatcattataaggTAAAAATATTGTACTGATTATTAggataaaacatatattaaagtAGCTCATGACAAATATTGtgtctaaaaaataaaataaaagtcactgattttccttagaaatatcttaaattaaaattaaggtgaGTTATgagcaaaataattattaagagataataaaaaaaactacattttttaattataaaagaaaagaaagaaaaaataacatcaaactacttaaaaataaatgacattattatatagttaaaatgtgAGAAAATTATACAAATCATGAAGTTATAAAATTACATCAAACACAAACTCAAACATCAATTACAATTACAATTactctttattaaaaataaaaataattctaaattcgGTAACTTCATCTGTTGCCTAATAATTTAGagtattatttaaattacaaaaCTTCATTTTACTAATACAATGTCTCACCGAAAACCACACCAccaacttaaattaaaatagtaaatataaaaacaaataaattatgatacttaaaaggaagtgtgataagatttaaattatatatagaatttattcttttaagacaaaattatcactttctcttctcttctttttttcttatatatatttatataaaaaaatataagaaattatttagtaaataatgtctacaaaataaaaacaaataaacatgaacaatttataaattaaaattttcaatggAAAAGATTCAACTATAATTGGTTAAGAGtcacttaaaaaaaactcatttgagtttttaaacGATAAGTGTTAAAGTACAGCAAACCGAACGAACCAATTatattgtcaaaataatctctaccaaatattttaaacgatAGTTAAAATTAGTCTTAGccaatatttgataaataatgtCAAAAAATATCATATGTCAATGATAATTGACCATCTACGTATGTGATCAAAAATGTGAGAAACTTATACAAATCACGAGAAGATAATTATAAGAGAGTCTccatatgaaatatttatttcaatatctCTTTGTTGAAAAAAACTCTAGATCCGATAATTTCGTCTCACTTATTGTTAAGAAGAGGATGCACATGACTCGAGAATAGGGATGGAAATAGGTACTTGATAGTCAAGTTCGTGTATTTTAAATCGGATTCAGGGTCGGGCATGGAGAGTGGGAGAAGATACCCGGTCGAGTATGGGGTCGGGGATGGAGAGTGTGCGAAACTAAACCCGATactcaattatattaatattaattttttattattaaagtttaatgtgtgactttttaaatgattcatcattacaattttattataaatatatcatttaatttgatcttttatatatatatgttagataaaattagaccggttcacaaaacttaacataaataaatcttccatgcaggaacaaaaaaccggaccggtcaaacaaatgaaccggttaagaagattaaccggtcaagttattaaaccgaccaggaacattcggaacatgaccgcacgaATAAAGGATCGACCAaaactaaaaaccggaaacaccagacagccgatcagctagaaggcaaaggaataaccggaagctgtccggttaaaaccaatcacaccggaagccatccggtgaaaagtcaaatgaccgaccagcacaagaagatacttcgggtatctgttgagaatgataccaaaggaacagactgaacacttccatatccatacaagtctgaggaaagtctgcaggctgcagaagaaagttctacaagatctttccacttcaggataaatcagaggcaatcttccaagcacaaacaactgtctaacagacaatcaccatattgagtaaaagacaaacctaacaggtttgtcttacacactggaagaacaaACTGCCGACTCTGTAAAGTTGACCGCTATGTCAGaacagttgaccgccaggtctgaatcactaaacctctgctcagccaatcaaattcaaggaagtgaaatatgactgttggcatatttcacctataaaaggagcagttgaagaatagtaaatgcgggacatgtGAGATACGTGAGACACAAGAGATTTCAAGAAAgacacagtgaacaattaataagagtgtgttctctctctagagaagcttaagtgctaaagttgaagtgtgtatttacaatttcggtgtaaattgtacgggtgttatcgagcaggaaataagtctcgatcggattgtatttgtattccttagtgaatatccttctcgcggtttcgagaggaaggggtgacgtaggagttttatctccgaacatccataaaaatctgtcttgttatttactttctgctggttctacattctaaccgacctgtactaacctacctacaccgctctaaccgactctacactacctaaaccgaatcaccaagttacaaaagccgacccatcaatttctaaacctgtcctatttaaaaccggttctgcctatcatataagtgggctgcttcaacctgaaacaaacctcttccgcgcttgaacctagttcaagggtttgtgacagtttgtgtggtattgaaaccccggtgttaatctttaacaggattaatcaccaccctttgagtgaaacgcgctaaccggcccaaccccagtcctccagccgcgacctagatcctaacactttatattttaaattcaacatcaaatttgatgaacacgagacgttttaacattaatataagttcaactttttaactaactaatatatatatatatatatatatatatatatatatataatgatgctgagtaaatggatatttgggtcgaattgtagGTTGACgatcacccataaacttaaaacggttaaaaataaaattaaaaatgttatccgtaatttttttcaaggttttttatattattacttgtgctaaatgctagttatcataaatacactacactccaactttaaatttcttatatttccaaaaagaatatttctttatattaatcttaaacttttaacttttattttaataacaaaatataatttttctatgttcaatctctattttttttcattataatttttctcaactctaattttttttttcaaaatttacaaaaataagtatgtaaataatgtttttatttgtatttttaacatttttatattattaattttaaaattatttattaatgttgtgtttattttttttcaatctttaaTCAGGTAATGAGGTACCCGATGAATCGGGGATGGGTACCCGACGAGTCGGGATGAAGATAGAAGTAGAGATACTCATTGGTTTCGAGGTTGGGGTCGGgtagtgaaataaaaattgagttcGAGGATGAGTACTTAACTACCCGTCGGGTAGGGTACCCATTACCATCCCTACTCAAGAAAATGTCACATACACAATTAGAGGATACGAGTAACGAATGATCCACAAAGAACTGAAAAAGTTATtcgaaattataaaaatttgatccGACCAACCAATTTGTCAAACCGAAAAATCgcacaaatattaattttttttataaggagttaattctcatttaattcAATTCCGAGATAATTGTGAACCGACAAATTCTCGACTATAACGAGATATCGTTGGTGAATCGTTTATTATTCCGAACCGGTCCTTGTGGGCCCTTTTCTTCAACAAAGCGTCAGCCCTCAATCCTCTCCATCTGTGTTTCCTCTTTCCAATATAAGGTGAGTCCTGTCTCCTCTCTAACATCTCtctatcaattttcttttgtcATCGTTCATCTCTTACCAATACAGTAAGATAGTGGAGTTGAGAGAGTGATTGAACAAGTCTCCAATGGATGAGAGCTCTTCCGGCGCGATTGTGCCGGCGGTGAAGGGAAAGGCGAAGTCGTTAGCCATTCCTCCATGCGAACACGATGATACCTTCGTAGCTGGCGCCGATCCGTATGTCTCCGATAAGCCGGAGATCGACAAGGATTTGTTATGTCCAATATGCATGCAGATCATCAGAGACGCTTTCCTCACCACTTGTGGCCATAGCTTTTGTTACATGTGCATCATCACGCATCTTAACAATAAGAACGATTGTCCTTGCTGTGGATCTCACCTTACTAATAATCAGCTCTTTCCTAATTTTCTCCTTGACAAGGTTAGCAGTTATGATGAAACTTCGATAAACGGGAATTAGCATATTTGGAACTGGCATAGCTCTGCTTTTACTTATGATTTTACCATCACAATCATCCACATCATTCACTGTTAACTGATTTCCTATCAAATGAGTCAATTTTGAACTAAGTTTGATAGTTTAGAGTTAGACCTGGTAAATCTTTTGTTGAACATATGGCTTCCTTCATAATGCAGCTTATTGTTACCTTTTGTAGCTGTTGAAAAAGGCCTCTTCAAGCCAAGTATCTAAAAGGGCAAGTCCAATTGAACAATTTCACCATGCACTGCAGCAGGTCAGTTAATGTTTATGTTAATCAATTTGGAAACTTGCTAACGGTGGATGGGTTTTGAATCCTTTTTCGTGTAATATCATTTGTTGGCTTTAATCTTTCTCAACTAAGTGACTCTTATTTGCGACTCAGACAGGGATTTGAAGTGTCTGTAAAGGAGATGGACAATCTGTTGATACTGCTTGCGGAGAAAAGGAGAAAAATGGAGCAAGAAGAAGCCGAAAGAAATATGCAAACCCTAACGGAATTCTTGCAATGTCTAAGGAGAAATAAAGTTGCTGAGTTGAAAGAGGTTCGTAACATGAACTGGATTTCTTCTAATGTATCAACATAATATGCAGATATTCTTCATTGGTTTGTTCCTACTCACCTAAGCTAATCAATTAATTCAACTAATTTCTTGATTTTACCAATTCAAAGTGGTGTGATGATTGAGTTTTGTTCAATGAACAACATTTTGGTCACTTGTTCAAACActgtaataatttattagaaGTTGTCTTTTTGACAACTTTgttaatacaaactttaatttatttttaattgtcatTTTGGATTGTTTACTGATGCTTTAAAATTGTATCTTCATGCATTATAGATGCAAGCAGATCTCCAGTATATTAAAGGGGACATAAATTCAGTTGAGAGACATAGAATTGAGCTGTACATGGCAAGGGACAGGTTCAAAGTACCACGGACGGTTGCTGATAGTCCTGCAACTACAAAATCATGGTCAATGTCCATTGATAGGAACACTGGTGCTACATCTAGTTCTCGTACTGCACAAACAGGGATGCGTATGGGAAATTTTCAGTATACGAAAACAGATGGAAAGGTTCAAGGAAGCTCTCTTTCTCAAGAGAGGAAAGATACTCATGTGGGATTAGAATCACAACTTACAAATCAGACAAATTTGTCTTCTACGAAGAAAAAGCGTGTGCACGCACAGGTAACCAACCAACTTATTGATACCTTTTGTCAGACTGTTTGGAATGCAAGGCAGATTCACTTACTGACATGCATAAAAGGGGAGCACTGCACTTGACAGTTTCTTTTGTCAATTCATCCATCACATGTTTGTGATTTTCATTCATTAAGAATCTTCATAGATAGCTTGTTTTGTTtattcttcttcctttttttaACTGTTGATCTAGATCAATTTTCTATGCAACAGATTCTCTGTGGCTTACACTTTCTTTTTCTGTCTAAGCATGAGAACATAGCCATGTTTTCGAAAATTCATCTCATATCCATTATATATTGAGCTATTTGGAaagtattttgtcacaatcacaaTCTTAATGAAATTGCCAAAGTTAAAATCGAAAGTgactttcttttatttataaaaaacgaaagtggtttttgttttgttttgtttggtataagaattttttggatcatgattaGATTATTGTTTGGATCATCATCCATATTATAGTGTATtttttgttgcttcatttgTTATGCAAATTATTTTCTTGATCATAATCCAAGTTGTAGTATAAtgttttgcttcatttggtatagagATTTCTTTTCTCAATTATGATCAAGTTACTTTGGATTTTGATCAGATTATTTGTAAGATCATTGTAATTTTTGGAAAAGATAATTAAACGTAGATTTTTCTTATCATGATCAACATGAAAAGAAAGGGCAAAAAAACAGCCAAATATTATTGACTAAAATCCAAATATCTCTGGACCCTTTTCCGTTCATCTTTGTATCTCGAATTTGATATCATTCATGCTTCACTGCAGTTCAATAACCTACAAGACTGCTATCTGCAAAAGCGACGAGAGCTAGCAAACCACTCATCTAGGCAAGAAGATGCGGATGCAAGCATTGTATCCAGAGAAGGATATAATGCTGGACTGGCTGATTTCCAGTCTGTGCTTAAGACCTTCACACAATATAGGtgtgaaattgtttttatttttgtagattTTTCTCTTTCTGTGATAATTTTTCTGCACTTTATGCCTCAATTTATTTGTAATCTGAAACAGTCGAATGAAGGTCATTGCTGAACTTAGGCATGGTGATCTCTTTTATCATACAGCCAATATCATTTCTAGGTAAGATTATCTGTCTATATGGCTtgtgtttaatttgaaaaaaaaggtTGTGCTAATATAAAGGCATGATAATTGGGACAAGCTGGAAGAGAAAGGCAAGAAAGTTACTTATGGtatgatatataaatacatatccaTGTATAAATATAGTTATCAGCGCCTTAAATATCCCCAACTCAACATATATAGCTGGTGCTCAAAGAAaagacatattttttttgaataaagaCAAGTACCCAAAACCAAAAGGGAAAAGGAAATCAATGTAAAATTTGACCATCTGATTaagatgataaaatatttaagtgtaGTGGAATGAAGAATATTGAAATTGTGGAACATTGCTTGTCTATGCAGCATAGAGTTTAACCTTGACGATGAGCTGTTTGCAACTGCTGGAGTATCCAAGTGtataaaagtttttaattattcatcGGTGAGCTTCTTGTTTCTTGTATTATTATTTCCATGTGCTGTCTTTCATTATGGTTTCTGAGCAAATTCATGCAGAAGTGTACTAAGTGTTTTTTTTCCCCCAAATATcctgtattttattttaatgagaaCCTCTCTTAGTATGTTGAATATGTTGAGAGAACAGATATATTGGAGAGCTTGAAATTTAGACAAACTTCATTGTattcttaggccttgtttgatgaaggttatttggatttaatccaaataaccctttaTCCCATCACCAACCAAAATACGAAGTTACCCTTACTATATTTatacaacattttaaatattaaatagaatattttagtaatttaatccaaataacctcaaataatccattttttcatcaaacatttttttttcttcaaaaaaagCTCTTAATCTCATTCTATGTTCAAAGTATTGATATTTGG
This genomic window contains:
- the LOC124945638 gene encoding E3 ubiquitin-protein ligase COP1-like isoform X1 — protein: MDESSSGAIVPAVKGKAKSLAIPPCEHDDTFVAGADPYVSDKPEIDKDLLCPICMQIIRDAFLTTCGHSFCYMCIITHLNNKNDCPCCGSHLTNNQLFPNFLLDKLLKKASSSQVSKRASPIEQFHHALQQGFEVSVKEMDNLLILLAEKRRKMEQEEAERNMQTLTEFLQCLRRNKVAELKEMQADLQYIKGDINSVERHRIELYMARDRFKVPRTVADSPATTKSWSMSIDRNTGATSSSRTAQTGMRMGNFQYTKTDGKVQGSSLSQERKDTHVGLESQLTNQTNLSSTKKKRVHAQFNNLQDCYLQKRRELANHSSRQEDADASIVSREGYNAGLADFQSVLKTFTQYSRMKVIAELRHGDLFYHTANIISSIEFNLDDELFATAGVSKCIKVFNYSSAVNEPVDEPFPVEEMSTRSKLSCLSWNKFSNNLIASSDYDGIVTVWDVSRRQSVVDYEEHEKRVWSVDFSRTEPSMLVSGSDDCKVKIWCMNQETSVLNIDMQANICCVKYNPASSFHVAVGSADHLIHYYDLRKSKQPLHIFSGHNKTVSYVKFLSNEELASASTDNTLRLWDVKSNTPIRTYGGHTNEKNFVGLSVNNGFLACGSETNEVFVYHKAISKPVTWHKFGSTDMEGSDEETGSYFISAVCWKNDSSALLAANSQGTIKVLVLAP
- the LOC124945638 gene encoding E3 ubiquitin-protein ligase COP1-like isoform X2 codes for the protein MHCSRQGFEVSVKEMDNLLILLAEKRRKMEQEEAERNMQTLTEFLQCLRRNKVAELKEMQADLQYIKGDINSVERHRIELYMARDRFKVPRTVADSPATTKSWSMSIDRNTGATSSSRTAQTGMRMGNFQYTKTDGKVQGSSLSQERKDTHVGLESQLTNQTNLSSTKKKRVHAQFNNLQDCYLQKRRELANHSSRQEDADASIVSREGYNAGLADFQSVLKTFTQYSRMKVIAELRHGDLFYHTANIISSIEFNLDDELFATAGVSKCIKVFNYSSAVNEPVDEPFPVEEMSTRSKLSCLSWNKFSNNLIASSDYDGIVTVWDVSRRQSVVDYEEHEKRVWSVDFSRTEPSMLVSGSDDCKVKIWCMNQETSVLNIDMQANICCVKYNPASSFHVAVGSADHLIHYYDLRKSKQPLHIFSGHNKTVSYVKFLSNEELASASTDNTLRLWDVKSNTPIRTYGGHTNEKNFVGLSVNNGFLACGSETNEVFVYHKAISKPVTWHKFGSTDMEGSDEETGSYFISAVCWKNDSSALLAANSQGTIKVLVLAP